From the Natronococcus sp. AD-5 genome, one window contains:
- a CDS encoding PGF-CTERM sorting domain-containing protein yields MVVTVLLIASAVAMSAVAAGAATASASNSNESANDELELSVDGTDSIATDESAAFNATVTNSGDEEVTIDVVFEIDGEPVREEVTVGPDDTESVTFTAEGYVFDEGEYDWTITADGEEDSGVLTVTDDADEESADENTDENGADEEGDEEAADDENASEEDAGEENASEENDGEENASEEENADEEGDEEAGEEGANDEASDDPAADDEGGDEGDDGMPGFGVGVALSALLAVALLTLRRQG; encoded by the coding sequence GTGGTCGTGACCGTGCTTTTGATCGCGTCGGCGGTTGCTATGTCGGCGGTGGCTGCGGGCGCGGCAACCGCATCCGCTTCGAACAGTAACGAGTCTGCTAACGACGAACTCGAACTGTCGGTCGACGGTACCGACTCGATTGCCACCGACGAATCGGCTGCGTTCAACGCTACCGTGACCAACTCCGGTGACGAGGAGGTCACAATCGACGTCGTCTTCGAAATCGACGGTGAACCGGTCAGAGAGGAGGTCACCGTGGGCCCTGACGACACGGAGTCCGTCACCTTCACCGCCGAAGGGTACGTCTTCGACGAAGGTGAGTACGACTGGACGATCACCGCTGATGGTGAGGAAGACTCCGGCGTCCTCACCGTCACCGACGACGCCGACGAGGAATCCGCAGACGAGAACACCGACGAAAATGGCGCTGACGAGGAGGGTGACGAGGAAGCCGCTGACGACGAGAATGCCAGCGAAGAGGATGCCGGTGAAGAGAACGCCAGCGAGGAAAACGACGGCGAGGAGAATGCCAGCGAAGAGGAGAACGCCGACGAGGAAGGTGACGAAGAAGCCGGCGAAGAGGGCGCTAACGACGAAGCGTCCGACGATCCGGCTGCTGACGACGAAGGGGGCGACGAGGGCGACGACGGCATGCCCGGCTTCGGCGTCGGTGTCGCACTCTCCGCCCTGCTCGCAGTTGCTCTGCTGACGCTCCGCCGACAGGGGTAA
- a CDS encoding radical SAM protein: MSIDTPDPTPNSHDLSAAEFEDRVDDLWSRYADCDLCAYDCRVDRTAGNVGTCQVDDTAYVSAYFPHFGEEDCLKGHNGSGTIFLANCNMKCVFCQNFETSHEAEGDPATPAKIAEMALELEAKGCHNINFVSPTHHSPHLVEAVRIANEGGLDLPIVWNCGGYERPEILERLDGIVDVYMPDVKWGDDAAAAKYSKAPGYWSNVTDSLREMHRQVGDLRLDDTGLATGGLLVRHLVMPNHVESAKRVIEFVADELSTETFVDVMAQYRPYYRAKDEDFYEEINRPITEEEYEDVIEHARDVGLERLYLDHSMLENRNSGWSGPF; this comes from the coding sequence ATGAGCATCGATACGCCAGACCCGACGCCGAACTCCCACGACCTCTCTGCGGCGGAATTCGAGGACCGCGTAGACGACCTCTGGAGTCGATACGCGGACTGCGATCTCTGCGCGTACGACTGTCGCGTCGATCGGACTGCCGGGAACGTCGGCACGTGTCAGGTCGACGATACCGCGTACGTCTCCGCGTACTTTCCGCACTTCGGCGAGGAAGACTGCCTGAAAGGGCACAACGGTAGCGGCACGATCTTCCTCGCGAACTGCAACATGAAGTGCGTCTTCTGCCAGAACTTCGAGACCAGCCACGAGGCCGAAGGCGATCCGGCGACGCCCGCGAAGATCGCGGAGATGGCGCTCGAACTCGAGGCGAAGGGCTGTCACAACATCAACTTCGTCTCGCCGACCCACCACTCGCCGCACCTGGTCGAGGCCGTTAGGATCGCGAACGAGGGGGGACTCGACCTTCCGATCGTCTGGAACTGCGGCGGCTACGAGCGACCCGAGATTCTCGAGCGGCTGGACGGGATCGTGGACGTCTACATGCCCGACGTGAAGTGGGGCGACGACGCGGCCGCGGCGAAGTACTCGAAAGCACCCGGTTACTGGTCGAACGTCACCGACTCGCTGCGGGAGATGCACCGCCAGGTCGGCGACCTCCGGCTCGACGACACCGGGCTCGCGACCGGCGGCCTCCTCGTGCGCCACCTCGTTATGCCGAATCACGTCGAGAGCGCGAAACGGGTGATAGAGTTCGTCGCCGACGAGCTCTCCACGGAAACGTTCGTCGACGTCATGGCCCAGTATCGCCCCTACTACAGGGCCAAAGACGAGGACTTCTACGAGGAGATCAACCGTCCGATCACCGAGGAGGAGTACGAAGACGTGATCGAACACGCCCGGGACGTTGGACTCGAGCGGCTCTATCTCGACCACTCGATGCTCGAGAACCGGAATTCGGGTTGGTCCGGACCGTTCTAA
- a CDS encoding transcription initiation factor IIB — translation MKRPTRQRERDEQTAQQTTEEAGVRTCPECDSSSLVRSADESEISCEDCGLILEEGAIDRGPEWRAFNHSERNSKSRVGAPTTQTMHDKGLTTSIDWKNKDAYGRSLSSEKRNQMNRLRKWQERIRTKDAGERNLQFALSETDRMASAMGVPRSVREVASVLYRRALDEDLIRGRSIEGVATSTLYAACRMEGIPRSLDEVAAVSRVERMEIGRTYRYVAQELGLEMEPVDPKRYVPRFCSELDLSEEVQSKANEIIDTTAEQGMLSGKSPTGYAAAAIYASALLCNEKKTQREVADVAQVTEVTIRNRYQEQIDGMGIHD, via the coding sequence ATGAAACGCCCGACCCGTCAGCGAGAACGCGACGAGCAGACAGCGCAGCAAACGACCGAGGAAGCGGGCGTTCGAACGTGTCCCGAGTGCGACTCGAGTTCGCTCGTTCGAAGCGCGGACGAGAGCGAAATCAGCTGCGAGGACTGCGGGTTGATTCTCGAGGAAGGGGCCATCGATCGTGGGCCGGAGTGGCGGGCGTTCAACCACTCGGAGCGCAACAGCAAATCTCGCGTCGGTGCGCCGACGACCCAGACGATGCACGACAAGGGACTCACCACCAGCATCGACTGGAAGAACAAGGACGCCTACGGGCGCTCCCTCTCCTCCGAGAAGCGCAATCAGATGAATCGACTGCGCAAGTGGCAGGAGCGCATCCGGACGAAGGACGCCGGCGAACGGAACCTCCAGTTCGCCCTCTCCGAGACCGACCGGATGGCTTCCGCCATGGGGGTCCCCCGATCCGTTCGGGAGGTCGCGAGCGTCCTCTACCGACGCGCGCTCGACGAGGATCTCATTCGCGGCCGCTCGATCGAGGGCGTCGCCACGAGCACGCTGTACGCGGCCTGTCGGATGGAGGGCATCCCGCGGTCGCTGGACGAAGTGGCGGCGGTCTCTCGCGTCGAACGCATGGAGATCGGCCGTACGTACCGGTACGTCGCGCAGGAACTCGGACTCGAGATGGAACCCGTCGATCCGAAACGGTACGTGCCGCGGTTCTGCTCGGAGCTCGATCTCTCCGAAGAAGTGCAGTCGAAGGCCAACGAAATCATCGACACGACGGCCGAACAGGGGATGCTGTCGGGAAAGTCTCCGACCGGGTACGCCGCCGCCGCGATCTACGCGAGCGCGCTCCTCTGTAACGAGAAAAAGACCCAGCGGGAAGTCGCCGACGTGGCACAGGTGACCGAGGTCACCATTCGAAACCGGTATCAGGAACAGATCGACGGAATGGGGATTCACGATTGA
- a CDS encoding TetR/AcrR family transcriptional regulator, translating into MSDPGENVTSRSTREVIMEATFRALSKHGYTDLSMRHIGEEMELTRQVIHYHFDGKYDLISSFLEYVIEQYEGSVEVDPNADPRTELEARIDQCLFGPEFDEFTHWDRMKVYHELYTQAQNDDQHREIFTEHYERIRGSLVDVIEDGIEQGAFRDVDAERMGQLLTDVIHAARGRRISLGHEDAPEEARRAVDEFVLDSLYVDD; encoded by the coding sequence ATGAGCGACCCCGGCGAAAACGTTACTTCCAGGAGCACGCGAGAGGTGATCATGGAAGCCACCTTCCGTGCGCTGAGCAAGCACGGATACACGGATCTCAGCATGCGCCACATCGGCGAGGAGATGGAGCTCACTCGACAGGTGATCCACTACCACTTCGACGGGAAGTACGACCTGATATCCTCTTTTCTGGAGTATGTCATCGAACAGTACGAGGGAAGCGTCGAAGTGGACCCGAACGCGGACCCGCGGACGGAACTCGAGGCACGGATCGACCAGTGTCTGTTCGGTCCCGAGTTCGACGAGTTCACGCACTGGGACCGCATGAAAGTGTACCACGAATTGTACACGCAGGCCCAGAACGACGACCAGCATCGAGAGATATTCACCGAACACTACGAACGAATTCGGGGGAGCCTCGTCGACGTCATCGAGGATGGGATCGAACAGGGGGCGTTTCGCGACGTCGACGCCGAGCGCATGGGGCAGCTACTCACGGACGTGATCCACGCCGCCCGCGGACGGCGGATCTCCCTCGGGCACGAAGACGCCCCCGAGGAAGCGCGCCGAGCCGTAGACGAGTTCGTTCTCGACTCGCTGTACGTCGACGACTGA
- a CDS encoding amidohydrolase family protein, translating to MGQTLIRNGTVVSLDPDIGEVEGADILIEDGEIVEIDRGLTASNADVIDASNHIVLPGFVDSHIHLAQTQVRGIAGDWSLMGDYFDDMLGNITGLYQPEDMYLGGLFGALEKLYTGTTTALDWSYPNSLEHAERAVDALQDTGLRAVYTYGPPGDDAAKWWFDSDVDLPEQQIREFYAEKIRDDDLLSLALGLRGPDFCTDETARSDLELARELDAVATIHMGAACWPSSVYGDDYQGFGAIEDMLGPDVNVAHANHFSQEDIDHAVEQGVSFSSTPEVEMQMGHGIPVTGKVLEAGGRPTWGVDVCSDISGDMGSQMRIGLQVQRMFENQEILENGEEVTGVGLTARDTLEMATIEGARALNMEDEIGSLTPGKRADIITVRTDDFTTAPCHSPIQTVVFQSDPSHIDTVLVDGEPVKRDGELLNPIVEEEFDRFVESGKRLIDEAGITLK from the coding sequence ATGGGACAAACACTCATTCGAAACGGGACCGTGGTTTCCCTCGATCCGGATATTGGGGAGGTAGAGGGTGCGGATATCCTGATCGAGGACGGAGAGATCGTCGAGATCGATCGCGGTTTGACCGCGTCGAACGCGGACGTAATCGACGCGAGCAACCACATCGTCTTGCCGGGGTTCGTCGACTCGCACATCCACCTCGCACAGACTCAGGTACGGGGTATCGCCGGGGACTGGTCGCTCATGGGCGACTACTTCGACGACATGCTCGGCAACATCACCGGGCTCTACCAGCCCGAAGACATGTACCTCGGCGGCCTCTTCGGCGCGCTGGAGAAGCTCTATACGGGGACGACCACGGCCCTGGATTGGTCGTACCCCAACTCGCTGGAACACGCCGAACGGGCCGTCGACGCGCTTCAGGATACCGGGCTGCGCGCGGTGTACACCTACGGGCCGCCGGGTGACGACGCGGCGAAGTGGTGGTTCGACAGCGACGTCGACCTCCCCGAGCAGCAGATCCGCGAGTTCTACGCCGAGAAGATCCGCGACGACGACCTGCTCAGCCTCGCGCTCGGGCTCCGGGGGCCGGATTTCTGTACCGACGAGACCGCCCGCAGCGATTTGGAACTGGCCCGCGAACTCGACGCCGTCGCCACGATTCACATGGGCGCCGCGTGTTGGCCGTCCTCGGTCTACGGCGACGACTACCAGGGCTTCGGTGCAATCGAGGATATGCTCGGGCCGGACGTCAACGTCGCCCACGCGAACCACTTCTCCCAGGAGGACATCGACCACGCCGTCGAGCAGGGGGTCTCCTTTTCGTCGACGCCGGAGGTCGAGATGCAGATGGGCCACGGTATCCCCGTTACCGGAAAGGTACTCGAGGCCGGCGGCCGACCGACGTGGGGCGTCGACGTCTGCTCGGACATCAGCGGCGACATGGGCAGCCAGATGCGGATCGGCCTGCAGGTCCAGCGGATGTTCGAGAACCAGGAGATCCTCGAGAACGGCGAAGAGGTCACCGGCGTTGGTCTGACGGCGCGAGACACGCTCGAGATGGCCACCATCGAGGGCGCGCGGGCGCTGAACATGGAAGACGAGATCGGCTCGCTCACGCCGGGCAAGCGGGCGGACATTATCACGGTCCGCACCGACGACTTCACGACGGCGCCGTGTCACTCGCCGATCCAGACCGTCGTGTTCCAGTCCGATCCGTCCCACATCGATACGGTACTCGTCGACGGCGAACCGGTCAAGCGCGACGGCGAACTGCTCAACCCGATCGTCGAGGAGGAGTTCGACCGGTTCGTCGAGTCCGGGAAGCGTCTGATCGACGAGGCTGGAATCACCCTTAAGTAA
- a CDS encoding fumarylacetoacetate hydrolase family protein, translating into MRLGRYTTDAEQPWCGARTDEETVVNLSEAGAAAGVDLPRSSTDLLADWQWRRKAELAVEYAEETGTGVYDVDDVNRLEPVRNPRKVVCVGLNYRDHAEEGDNPIPDEPVLFSKFPTTVTGPGSTISWDPDLTEKVDYEAELVVVIGREARRVSREDAMDHVAGYLVGNDVSARDLQHGDGQWVRGKSLDTFAPIGPELVTADEVDDPHDLEIWAEVNGERLQESTTANLIFGIDELVSFCSRAFTLEPGDLLFTGTPPGVGVYREPPVLLEDGDEVTIGIEELGELTNTCTYDS; encoded by the coding sequence ATGCGACTCGGACGATACACGACGGACGCGGAACAGCCCTGGTGCGGCGCCAGGACGGACGAAGAGACGGTCGTCAACCTCTCCGAGGCGGGCGCCGCCGCCGGCGTCGACCTGCCCCGCTCGAGCACCGACCTACTGGCCGATTGGCAGTGGCGACGGAAAGCCGAGCTGGCGGTCGAGTACGCCGAAGAAACGGGAACCGGCGTCTACGACGTCGACGACGTGAACCGACTCGAGCCGGTACGGAACCCGCGGAAGGTGGTGTGCGTCGGGCTCAACTACCGGGACCACGCCGAGGAGGGTGACAACCCGATCCCGGACGAACCCGTCCTCTTCTCGAAGTTCCCGACGACCGTGACCGGTCCCGGGAGCACGATCAGTTGGGATCCCGACCTCACCGAGAAGGTCGACTACGAGGCGGAACTCGTCGTCGTGATCGGTCGCGAAGCCCGGCGCGTCAGCCGGGAGGACGCGATGGATCACGTCGCCGGCTACCTCGTCGGCAACGACGTCTCGGCTCGCGACCTCCAGCACGGGGACGGCCAGTGGGTTCGCGGAAAGAGCCTCGACACCTTCGCCCCGATCGGTCCGGAACTCGTCACGGCCGACGAAGTCGACGACCCTCACGACCTCGAGATCTGGGCCGAGGTGAACGGCGAGCGACTCCAGGAGTCGACGACCGCGAACCTCATCTTCGGTATCGACGAGCTGGTGTCGTTCTGTAGTCGGGCGTTCACGCTCGAGCCGGGCGACCTGCTGTTCACCGGGACGCCGCCCGGCGTCGGGGTCTACCGGGAGCCGCCCGTGTTGCTCGAGGACGGCGACGAGGTGACGATCGGAATCGAGGAACTCGGGGAACTGACGAACACCTGTACGTACGATAGCTGA
- a CDS encoding TatD family hydrolase produces MPPTHSTKRPTDAAHLDERSPDLPTELLNLPWIDVHNHAHTLSWEDRERYALSGCEAMVMVASGYHWTPYKPVRADDVRYLWDDAINRRAAIERNHFFEAKLGLGIHTGVRIEDPDAALEAMDDYCALDEVVAIGETGVTPSQHVSAWDVDEQRAVVQAQMELADTHDLPVILHTPNTSSGDGRSYRSEIGTPGYEKNAGLGQEPVIDAENPALEAVKIDVEAARDAGLDESQVVASHADGNNTEYLMEETDCYLSYTIGHSWLIGVTAADVADAIDEYGPERIMVDTDCANVLRTDPFALKRAILELYRYGIDEEAIRKVVLENPRDVFGFGR; encoded by the coding sequence ATGCCACCGACACACTCGACGAAACGACCGACCGACGCAGCGCACCTCGACGAACGCTCCCCGGACCTCCCTACGGAACTGCTCAACCTCCCCTGGATCGACGTCCACAACCACGCCCACACGCTCTCGTGGGAGGATCGAGAGCGCTACGCCCTCTCTGGCTGCGAGGCCATGGTGATGGTCGCGTCGGGCTACCACTGGACTCCCTACAAGCCGGTCAGAGCGGACGACGTCCGGTACCTCTGGGACGACGCGATCAACCGCCGCGCGGCGATCGAGCGGAATCACTTCTTCGAGGCCAAACTCGGCCTGGGAATCCACACGGGCGTCCGCATCGAGGATCCCGACGCGGCGCTCGAGGCGATGGACGACTACTGCGCGCTGGACGAGGTCGTGGCGATCGGCGAGACCGGCGTCACGCCGTCCCAACACGTCAGCGCCTGGGACGTCGACGAGCAACGCGCCGTCGTGCAGGCTCAGATGGAGCTCGCGGATACTCACGACCTGCCGGTGATCCTGCACACGCCGAACACCTCGAGCGGGGACGGCCGTTCGTACCGCTCGGAAATCGGAACGCCGGGTTACGAGAAGAACGCCGGCCTGGGACAAGAACCGGTGATCGACGCCGAAAATCCGGCGCTCGAGGCGGTGAAGATCGACGTCGAAGCGGCCCGGGACGCGGGCCTAGACGAGAGTCAGGTCGTCGCCTCCCACGCGGACGGGAACAACACCGAATACCTCATGGAGGAGACCGACTGCTACCTGAGCTACACCATCGGCCACTCGTGGCTGATCGGCGTCACCGCTGCGGACGTCGCCGACGCGATCGACGAGTACGGCCCCGAGCGGATCATGGTCGATACGGACTGTGCGAACGTACTTCGAACCGATCCGTTCGCGCTGAAGCGGGCGATCCTCGAGCTGTATCGCTACGGGATCGACGAGGAGGCGATCCGAAAGGTCGTTCTGGAGAACCCGCGCGACGTCTTCGGCTTCGGACGGTGA
- a CDS encoding WD40/YVTN/BNR-like repeat-containing protein, whose product MSLLIGTDDGLYRADGLPFERGEVERVLDCEVVTAVKSWDHADGVFVASSPGAYRSRDGGETWEDLGVPLGDRFWHAGESEVWSILATADGALYAGTNDPYIYRSVDDGETWSELKGFRELPSRGHWESPIDPHYARLRALETVSGRPEQLIAGVEAGGIHLSKDGGQTWLDRRGTIVDDIHQILPISEDVWLATTGYLDHDLENLGLGHAVGVGGLYRTTDGGDSWTRLDDGNDFSYIRRVFVHDGTVFFCGGEEAPPAWVDDEHEAALFESTNFGRDFERVPYPGEPHEVIETWAVYDGDVICGSGLFDVPDQRDDVEGRLMRRDDDGEYHTVGRVAANVSRIEPV is encoded by the coding sequence ATGTCGCTGCTGATAGGGACGGACGACGGCCTGTACCGGGCCGACGGGCTTCCGTTCGAACGGGGCGAGGTAGAGCGGGTTCTCGACTGTGAGGTGGTAACGGCGGTCAAGTCGTGGGACCACGCCGACGGCGTGTTCGTCGCGTCGTCGCCGGGGGCGTATCGCTCCCGAGACGGGGGAGAGACGTGGGAGGATCTCGGCGTCCCCCTCGGCGACCGCTTCTGGCACGCCGGCGAGAGCGAGGTGTGGTCGATCCTCGCGACGGCCGACGGGGCGCTGTACGCCGGCACGAACGACCCGTACATCTACCGCTCGGTCGACGACGGCGAGACGTGGTCGGAACTCAAGGGCTTTCGCGAACTCCCCTCGCGCGGCCACTGGGAGTCGCCCATCGATCCTCACTACGCGCGACTGCGCGCCCTCGAGACCGTGTCCGGCCGACCGGAGCAGTTGATCGCCGGCGTCGAAGCCGGCGGTATTCACCTGAGCAAAGACGGGGGACAAACCTGGCTCGACCGCCGGGGGACGATCGTCGACGATATCCACCAGATCCTCCCGATCTCGGAGGACGTCTGGCTCGCGACGACCGGCTACCTCGATCACGACCTCGAGAACCTCGGACTCGGTCACGCGGTCGGCGTCGGCGGCCTCTATCGGACGACGGACGGCGGGGATTCCTGGACCCGTCTCGACGACGGGAACGACTTCTCCTACATCAGGCGGGTGTTCGTTCACGACGGGACGGTGTTCTTCTGCGGCGGCGAGGAGGCACCGCCGGCGTGGGTCGACGACGAACACGAGGCGGCGCTGTTCGAGTCGACGAACTTCGGCCGGGACTTCGAACGGGTTCCCTACCCCGGAGAGCCCCACGAAGTCATCGAAACGTGGGCGGTGTACGACGGCGACGTGATCTGCGGCTCCGGGCTCTTCGACGTTCCCGATCAGCGAGACGACGTCGAGGGCAGGCTCATGCGCCGCGACGACGACGGTGAGTACCACACGGTCGGTCGCGTCGCCGCGAACGTCAGCCGGATCGAACCCGTCTGA
- a CDS encoding DoxX family protein — MNDAPTATPPSRLARLLYGGILAYMAVDGFLNNDKRVEIAREKGVPAPEVLVPLATAKLLVANLGIVLWKYPRASAVALIVFFLGTTPTIHDFWTMEGQERQANKINFCKNVALLGGALLLFEAASKRSE, encoded by the coding sequence ATGAACGACGCACCCACCGCGACGCCCCCCTCGAGGCTGGCCCGGTTGCTCTACGGCGGCATCCTCGCGTACATGGCCGTCGACGGCTTCCTGAACAACGACAAGCGCGTCGAGATCGCCCGCGAGAAGGGAGTCCCCGCGCCGGAGGTGCTCGTCCCGCTGGCGACGGCGAAACTGCTGGTCGCCAACCTCGGGATCGTCCTCTGGAAGTACCCGCGAGCGTCCGCCGTCGCGCTGATCGTCTTCTTCCTCGGCACGACGCCGACGATCCACGACTTCTGGACGATGGAGGGACAGGAACGCCAGGCGAACAAGATCAACTTCTGCAAGAACGTCGCCCTGCTCGGCGGCGCGCTCCTCCTCTTCGAGGCGGCGTCGAAGCGGTCCGAGTAG
- a CDS encoding helix-turn-helix domain-containing protein: MSETIAPDLEGVRDRFQLEGDETVETKYEELLTFVHTGRNRTDELADGLGLSGVETEYLIREAEKNGDLTRDGYTGTKLYTIRITDQGAAKLPAISETDARLAEYNLTELDYEVLRIVADAGPCTIQPVLEELSTDLAPIKLIPVINHLVREDYCESSGLWRRYVEVTSEGRDVLEAVEREVLDDDAERN, translated from the coding sequence ATGAGTGAGACGATCGCGCCGGATCTCGAGGGGGTCCGCGACAGGTTCCAACTCGAGGGCGACGAGACGGTCGAAACGAAGTACGAGGAGCTGCTCACGTTCGTCCACACCGGCCGCAATCGAACGGACGAGCTGGCCGACGGGCTCGGCCTGAGCGGCGTCGAGACCGAGTACCTGATCCGGGAGGCCGAGAAGAACGGGGACCTCACCAGGGACGGCTACACCGGCACGAAGCTCTACACGATCCGGATCACCGATCAGGGTGCGGCGAAGCTGCCGGCCATTTCGGAGACCGACGCGAGGCTCGCCGAGTACAACCTGACGGAACTGGACTACGAGGTCCTCCGGATCGTCGCCGACGCCGGTCCCTGTACGATTCAGCCCGTTCTCGAGGAGCTCTCGACCGATCTCGCGCCGATCAAGCTGATACCGGTCATCAACCACCTCGTCCGGGAGGACTACTGCGAGAGCTCCGGACTGTGGCGTCGATACGTCGAGGTCACGAGCGAGGGTCGGGACGTCCTCGAGGCCGTCGAACGGGAGGTGCTCGACGACGACGCCGAACGAAACTGA
- a CDS encoding sodium:solute symporter family protein has product MVEGTLDTAKIVSLLGGVILFFGLMLYVGYRTEKWIDSTSDFIVSGREINYLVIGAGFAAIGLAGSQVSALPEFAITLGLLPASLYMLTWCLFLVIFGWKIAPYIRRTGVYTTSEWMEQRFDRRTRMVAAIGSALGIIGVVAAQFVGLGLVVAELTDFSYLYASFGILFITLVYMYLGGLWAVTVNDVIQVVIGSVAMIVVAAWLFVTFGSPSWMAASAPQMASLSGTGAMEPVALTFNSPVTWFIGWGALIIGNQYYWIRLVSARSEEAAKKGTVLGGVLTALFFSLLLALPGAYAVAAWGAPDTAGYRSGGVFGVMLLEMPPLMDAFVLIALISALMSTASTAIIGIVSILIRDVWEPLVGRATTSDELVGPSRIFTVVIGVAAWVWAVTWQETAALMLALGWSFIAPLVSVILIGLAWPRLTASGAFYGIATGIGAVLFWQYGPWGLGAYAHETWVGIFIPAIVAVGISLVTEPPYYGTAEWQERSQPDTKPSSDGQPRPDLQGLALELSKPWTPSGRWNEFVVNRGVEGGLLPTLLRYEPRSASEGDRDE; this is encoded by the coding sequence ATGGTAGAAGGCACACTGGATACGGCCAAAATCGTCTCGTTGCTGGGTGGAGTGATCCTCTTTTTCGGTCTGATGCTGTACGTCGGATACAGAACCGAGAAGTGGATCGATTCCACGTCGGACTTCATCGTATCGGGCAGAGAGATCAACTACCTCGTGATCGGAGCCGGGTTCGCCGCGATCGGGCTGGCCGGGTCGCAGGTATCGGCGTTACCGGAGTTCGCCATCACCCTCGGACTCCTTCCGGCGTCGCTGTACATGCTCACGTGGTGTCTGTTCCTCGTGATTTTCGGATGGAAGATCGCACCGTACATTCGGAGAACGGGGGTGTACACCACGTCGGAGTGGATGGAGCAGCGATTCGATCGACGGACGCGGATGGTCGCGGCGATCGGGAGCGCCCTCGGCATCATCGGCGTCGTCGCGGCGCAGTTCGTCGGCCTCGGTCTCGTGGTGGCCGAACTGACCGACTTCTCGTACCTGTACGCGTCGTTCGGCATCCTCTTCATCACGCTCGTCTACATGTACCTCGGCGGCCTGTGGGCGGTGACGGTCAACGACGTCATTCAGGTCGTCATCGGGAGCGTCGCGATGATCGTCGTCGCGGCGTGGCTGTTCGTTACGTTCGGTTCGCCCTCCTGGATGGCCGCGTCCGCCCCCCAGATGGCGAGTCTATCGGGAACGGGAGCGATGGAGCCCGTCGCGCTGACGTTCAACAGTCCGGTGACGTGGTTCATCGGCTGGGGCGCGCTGATCATCGGGAATCAGTACTACTGGATCCGATTGGTGAGCGCGCGCAGCGAGGAGGCCGCGAAAAAGGGAACCGTGCTGGGCGGCGTCCTGACGGCGCTGTTCTTCTCGCTGCTGCTCGCGCTCCCCGGCGCGTACGCGGTCGCCGCGTGGGGAGCCCCCGACACCGCCGGCTACCGCTCCGGCGGCGTGTTCGGTGTCATGCTGCTCGAGATGCCGCCGCTGATGGACGCGTTCGTCCTCATCGCGCTGATCTCGGCGCTGATGAGCACGGCCTCGACCGCGATCATCGGCATCGTCTCGATCCTGATTCGGGACGTGTGGGAGCCGCTCGTCGGTCGAGCGACGACGTCCGACGAACTCGTGGGGCCGAGCCGGATCTTCACGGTGGTGATCGGCGTCGCCGCGTGGGTCTGGGCCGTTACGTGGCAAGAGACCGCCGCGCTCATGCTCGCGCTCGGTTGGTCGTTCATCGCCCCGCTGGTGTCGGTCATCCTCATCGGGCTGGCGTGGCCGCGACTGACCGCGTCCGGCGCCTTCTACGGGATCGCCACCGGGATCGGCGCCGTCCTGTTCTGGCAGTACGGACCGTGGGGACTCGGCGCGTACGCCCACGAGACGTGGGTCGGGATCTTCATCCCCGCGATCGTCGCCGTCGGGATCTCGCTCGTTACCGAGCCGCCGTACTACGGGACGGCGGAGTGGCAGGAGCGGTCCCAGCCCGACACGAAACCGTCGAGCGACGGGCAGCCCCGGCCCGACCTCCAGGGCCTCGCCCTCGAGCTCTCGAAGCCGTGGACGCCGAGCGGTCGGTGGAACGAGTTCGTCGTGAACCGCGGCGTCGAGGGCGGGCTCCTCCCGACGCTGCTTCGCTACGAACCCCGCTCCGCCTCGGAGGGTGATCGCGATGAGTGA